The following are from one region of the Gryllotalpicola protaetiae genome:
- a CDS encoding FAD-dependent oxidoreductase has protein sequence MSEQLPVVIIGAGPQGLAAAAHLLERGIEPVVLEKGFGAGAAVSEWGHVRLFSEWPELVDQASRRLLEQGGWAAPLTGYPTGGEWVKEYLAPLAAALGSRVRTSATVTGVSRVGRDRVVDSGRASQPFTVHMQHADGSEGRLLARAVLDASGTWEQPNPAGAEGLPALDERAAAAAGQVEYRIPASVSELSGKHVVVVGSGHSAAHAVIRLAGLVQREPGTRVDWAIRRGTLAGFGSADDQLAARGALGGRARKVVEDGRVNLVPGFRTAEIRQDDEGLALVSDDGQEITGVNHVFALTGFRPELSFLSEVRTALDPSLQAVAGLASEIDPNVHSCGTVRATGALELAQPEPGFYIIGAKSYGRAPTFLALTGYEQVRSVVAELAGDHEAAARNELVLPDSGVCGGSADLDGGSCCAPAARQSVEIGSRPLIPLG, from the coding sequence GTGAGCGAGCAGCTGCCCGTCGTGATCATCGGAGCCGGCCCGCAGGGCCTGGCCGCCGCCGCCCATCTACTGGAGCGGGGCATCGAACCCGTGGTCCTCGAGAAGGGGTTCGGCGCGGGCGCCGCGGTCTCCGAGTGGGGGCACGTGCGGCTGTTCTCGGAGTGGCCGGAGCTGGTCGACCAGGCTTCCCGCCGTCTTCTGGAGCAGGGCGGTTGGGCAGCGCCGCTCACGGGCTATCCGACCGGGGGTGAGTGGGTGAAGGAGTACCTCGCGCCGCTCGCTGCCGCACTTGGCAGCCGAGTGCGCACGAGCGCAACGGTCACGGGGGTCAGCCGTGTTGGCCGAGACCGTGTGGTCGACTCCGGCCGCGCATCCCAGCCGTTCACCGTGCACATGCAGCATGCGGACGGGTCCGAGGGGAGGCTGCTGGCGCGCGCCGTCCTGGACGCCTCCGGCACCTGGGAACAGCCGAACCCGGCCGGTGCCGAAGGCCTCCCGGCGCTCGACGAGCGAGCCGCGGCGGCTGCCGGGCAGGTCGAGTACCGCATCCCGGCTTCCGTGTCGGAGCTTTCCGGCAAGCACGTGGTCGTCGTCGGCAGCGGGCACTCGGCGGCGCACGCCGTCATCCGGCTCGCGGGACTCGTCCAGCGCGAGCCGGGCACCCGGGTCGACTGGGCTATCCGCCGCGGAACGCTTGCCGGGTTCGGCTCGGCCGATGACCAGCTCGCTGCCCGCGGCGCGCTCGGCGGCCGGGCGCGGAAGGTCGTCGAAGACGGCCGCGTGAACCTCGTCCCCGGGTTCCGCACGGCCGAGATCCGCCAAGACGACGAGGGCCTCGCGCTCGTCAGCGATGACGGGCAGGAGATCACGGGCGTCAACCATGTCTTCGCACTCACCGGGTTCCGCCCCGAGCTGTCGTTCCTGTCCGAGGTGCGCACCGCGCTCGACCCGTCGTTGCAGGCGGTCGCCGGGCTGGCGTCGGAGATCGACCCGAACGTCCACTCGTGCGGGACCGTGCGGGCCACCGGGGCGCTCGAGCTGGCGCAGCCGGAGCCGGGCTTCTACATCATCGGGGCGAAGTCCTACGGGCGCGCCCCGACCTTCCTCGCGCTCACCGGATACGAACAGGTGCGCTCCGTGGTCGCCGAGCTCGCTGGGGATCATGAGGCGGCCGCACGCAATGAGCTGGTGCTGCCGGATTCCGGGGTCTGCGGCGGTTCCGCGGATCTGGATGGTGGCTCGTGCTGCGCGCCGGCTGCAAGGCAGTCGGTCGAGATCGGCTCGCGCCCGCTGATCCCGCTTGGCTGA
- a CDS encoding ArsR/SmtB family transcription factor produces MTTTLPPLTTDAASCCSPVTGGVLDVEEAERIAKTFKALGDPTRVRLLSLIAASDGGEACICDLTDPVGLSQPTVSHHMKLLADAGLVTREQRGKWAYYAVIEDALKNAAAALRTR; encoded by the coding sequence ATGACCACGACGCTGCCGCCGCTGACCACCGACGCGGCCTCCTGCTGCTCCCCAGTGACCGGCGGCGTCCTCGACGTCGAGGAGGCCGAGCGCATCGCCAAGACCTTCAAAGCCCTCGGCGACCCCACCCGCGTCCGCCTCCTGTCCCTGATCGCAGCCAGCGACGGCGGCGAAGCGTGCATCTGCGACCTCACCGACCCGGTCGGCCTATCTCAGCCCACCGTCTCCCACCACATGAAACTCCTCGCCGACGCCGGCCTCGTCACCCGCGAACAGCGCGGCAAGTGGGCCTACTACGCCGTCATCGAGGACGCGCTGAAGAACGCCGCCGCGGCACTTCGCACCAGGTGA
- a CDS encoding GNAT family N-acetyltransferase yields the protein MPVGIRAMTAADWPAVHAIYAEGIATGNATFESEPPAWEKFDSGKLPAPRLVADLDGEIVGWVAASPTSARAVYRGVVEHSVYVSAPARGNGIGGALLDAFIEAADAAGIWTIQSSIFPENTASLALHASRGFRTVGTRERIAQMGYGPWEGYWRDTVLIERRFPPRI from the coding sequence ATGCCTGTGGGCATCCGCGCCATGACGGCCGCCGACTGGCCGGCCGTCCACGCCATCTACGCCGAAGGCATCGCCACTGGCAACGCCACCTTCGAGTCCGAACCGCCCGCATGGGAGAAGTTCGACTCCGGCAAGCTCCCGGCCCCGCGCCTCGTGGCAGACCTCGATGGCGAGATCGTCGGGTGGGTCGCAGCATCACCCACCTCCGCGCGCGCCGTGTACCGCGGCGTCGTCGAGCACTCCGTCTACGTGAGCGCCCCCGCGCGCGGCAACGGCATCGGCGGCGCGCTCCTCGATGCGTTCATCGAGGCCGCCGACGCAGCCGGGATCTGGACCATCCAGTCCTCGATCTTCCCCGAGAACACCGCCAGCCTGGCCCTCCACGCCTCCCGCGGATTCCGCACCGTCGGCACCCGCGAGCGCATCGCGCAGATGGGCTACGGCCCGTGGGAAGGCTACTGGCGCGACACGGTGCTCATCGAGCGGCGATTCCCGCCTCGCATTTGA
- a CDS encoding DUF2255 family protein, protein MSEWSPEEVQAIGAIEEVGVAPLAGDGTPLASVTIWAVTVGGEVFVRSVHGTGAGWYRHVTETGRAVFSAGEISREVTFEPVNEVKNQAVTDAYNAKYAAQPDAFRQPMVEGVSLGATLKVVPV, encoded by the coding sequence ATGAGCGAATGGAGCCCTGAGGAAGTTCAGGCGATCGGCGCGATCGAAGAGGTCGGCGTAGCCCCGCTCGCGGGCGACGGCACGCCGCTCGCGAGTGTCACGATCTGGGCGGTGACCGTCGGCGGCGAGGTGTTCGTGCGCTCGGTGCACGGCACTGGCGCCGGCTGGTACCGGCACGTCACCGAGACGGGTCGCGCCGTCTTCTCTGCTGGTGAGATCTCCCGCGAGGTCACGTTCGAGCCGGTCAACGAGGTCAAGAACCAGGCGGTGACGGATGCCTACAACGCGAAGTACGCAGCCCAGCCCGATGCGTTCCGCCAGCCGATGGTCGAGGGCGTCTCGCTCGGCGCGACGCTGAAGGTCGTGCCGGTGTAG
- a CDS encoding aldo/keto reductase translates to MTDSAVPTLPLNDGTTIPVIGLGTYGLNGAAGAESVAHAIGLGYRLIDTAYSYGNEDAVGEGIRKSGIDPAELIVTSKVPNGHHGRRPTLEAFEQTMKRLGLEKLDLYLIHWPEPQDGRYVETWQTLVELQQQGRVRSIGVSNFDAKQLDDVIAATGVTPAVNQVPVSLLHPNSEAQAADASRGVLTESYSPLKFGDRVAQQPAFAQIARDHGVTTNQLVLRWHIQSGNVPIPRSRSGEHQAENFDVFGFELSEDELAKLNALSA, encoded by the coding sequence ATGACGGACAGCGCTGTTCCCACCCTTCCCCTCAACGACGGCACCACGATCCCGGTGATCGGACTCGGCACCTACGGGCTGAACGGAGCCGCTGGTGCGGAATCCGTCGCGCACGCGATCGGGCTGGGTTACCGGCTGATCGACACGGCCTACAGCTACGGCAACGAGGATGCCGTGGGCGAGGGCATCCGCAAATCGGGCATCGACCCGGCCGAGCTCATCGTGACGAGCAAGGTGCCGAACGGGCACCACGGCCGCCGCCCGACGCTCGAGGCGTTCGAGCAGACGATGAAGCGGCTCGGGCTCGAAAAGCTCGATCTGTACTTGATCCACTGGCCAGAGCCGCAGGACGGCCGCTACGTCGAGACGTGGCAGACCCTCGTCGAGCTGCAGCAGCAGGGTCGCGTGCGCTCGATCGGCGTCTCCAACTTCGACGCGAAGCAGCTCGATGACGTCATCGCCGCGACCGGGGTGACGCCCGCCGTGAATCAGGTGCCCGTGTCGCTGCTGCACCCCAATAGCGAGGCGCAGGCGGCGGATGCTTCGCGTGGCGTCCTCACCGAGAGCTACAGCCCCCTCAAGTTCGGCGACCGCGTGGCGCAGCAGCCGGCCTTCGCGCAGATCGCCCGCGACCACGGCGTGACGACGAACCAGCTGGTGCTGCGGTGGCACATCCAGTCGGGGAACGTGCCGATCCCGCGCTCGCGCTCGGGGGAGCACCAAGCAGAGAACTTCGACGTGTTCGGCTTCGAGCTGAGCGAAGACGAGCTGGCGAAGCTGAACGCACTCTCCGCGTAG
- a CDS encoding PucR family transcriptional regulator → MDPTTASWPLLTRLTRDVAAADPELATRMAKAIRGELEFYRTDDTVPFPQLVESAARHIAAVVAMTDPAADVAEVRDAPARRLGEARARDGVALADVTDALRVGSKFLWGRIVAHARATQVATEAELVDIASELWLMHDEFVQAMTAGYRTEYSRALLGRQQERLGLVYGLLTARGQEAASPWAAVDRLGLPRTGGFVVVAAQAAGRETALGRMPLPRIEPELGDRGLLSAWVMAGGVQLGIVSTAAPDWQLQLRDAAADAAPTVGVSPVEPDYGRIGQSVRLARTALAAADPGTLCFFGDAPVPMSAAGSPEVSGPVVDAVLGGLLAAPETERDALLETLTQWFASDGTVADVATRMWVHQNTVRNRLRRVASLTAREVGRPREAAELYLALTAFRQRGN, encoded by the coding sequence ATGGACCCCACCACCGCGAGCTGGCCGCTGCTCACCCGCCTCACGCGGGATGTGGCAGCGGCCGACCCGGAGCTCGCGACGCGCATGGCCAAGGCGATCCGCGGCGAGCTCGAGTTCTATCGAACCGACGACACCGTGCCGTTCCCCCAGCTGGTGGAGTCGGCCGCCCGCCACATCGCGGCGGTCGTCGCGATGACCGACCCCGCAGCCGACGTGGCCGAGGTGCGTGACGCCCCGGCCCGTCGGCTCGGCGAGGCACGCGCCCGCGACGGCGTCGCGCTCGCCGACGTGACCGACGCCCTGCGGGTTGGCTCCAAGTTCCTCTGGGGGCGCATCGTCGCCCACGCCCGCGCGACCCAGGTCGCCACAGAGGCAGAGCTCGTCGACATCGCGAGCGAGCTCTGGCTCATGCACGACGAGTTCGTGCAGGCGATGACCGCCGGCTACCGCACGGAGTACTCGCGCGCTCTGCTCGGGCGGCAGCAGGAGCGGCTTGGCCTCGTCTACGGACTGCTCACAGCCCGCGGGCAGGAGGCCGCGTCGCCGTGGGCGGCCGTCGACCGGCTCGGCCTGCCGCGCACCGGCGGCTTCGTGGTCGTCGCGGCCCAGGCGGCAGGGCGCGAGACGGCGCTCGGCCGCATGCCGTTGCCGCGCATCGAGCCGGAGCTCGGCGACCGCGGGCTGCTCTCGGCCTGGGTGATGGCCGGCGGCGTGCAGCTCGGCATCGTGAGCACGGCCGCACCGGACTGGCAGCTACAGCTGCGGGATGCCGCGGCCGACGCCGCGCCGACCGTCGGCGTCAGCCCGGTCGAGCCCGACTACGGTCGCATCGGCCAGTCGGTGCGCCTCGCGCGCACCGCGCTCGCCGCGGCCGACCCTGGCACCCTGTGCTTCTTCGGCGACGCCCCGGTGCCGATGTCTGCGGCCGGCTCGCCCGAGGTGAGCGGGCCGGTCGTCGATGCGGTGCTCGGCGGCCTGCTCGCCGCGCCTGAGACCGAGCGCGATGCGCTGCTCGAGACGCTCACGCAGTGGTTCGCGTCTGACGGGACCGTCGCCGATGTCGCGACGCGCATGTGGGTGCACCAGAACACGGTGCGGAACAGGTTGCGAAGAGTCGCGTCACTCACCGCGCGCGAGGTCGGGCGGCCTCGCGAGGCGGCCGAGCTGTACCTCGCGTTGACGGCGTTTCGGCAGCGGGGGAACTGA
- a CDS encoding HdeD family acid-resistance protein translates to MTALLQTPLESLARRIGALWWTLVLVGIAWIVVGFVVLRFDESTVAVVSIVFGIMVLLAALGEFFRAAVTGGGWRVWHIVFGILLIGAAALAFANPGGTFVSLAVIVGAYFVAIGIFDIVWSLLNVKFPGWWLQLLSGIAELILGFLASRSFESSAVVLVTFVSVTAIFRGISEISVGFAVRAASVPTKSAIR, encoded by the coding sequence ATGACAGCCCTCTTGCAAACCCCGCTCGAATCCCTCGCCCGGCGCATCGGCGCACTGTGGTGGACCCTGGTGCTCGTCGGCATCGCCTGGATCGTCGTCGGGTTCGTCGTGCTCCGCTTCGACGAATCCACCGTCGCCGTCGTCTCGATCGTCTTCGGGATCATGGTGCTGCTCGCCGCGCTCGGCGAGTTCTTCCGCGCCGCCGTCACCGGCGGCGGCTGGCGGGTGTGGCACATCGTGTTCGGCATCCTGCTGATCGGCGCAGCCGCGCTCGCTTTCGCCAACCCGGGCGGCACCTTCGTCTCGCTCGCCGTGATCGTCGGAGCCTACTTCGTCGCGATCGGCATCTTCGACATCGTCTGGAGCCTGCTCAATGTGAAATTTCCCGGCTGGTGGCTGCAGCTGCTGTCGGGCATCGCCGAGCTCATCCTCGGCTTCCTCGCTTCGCGCTCGTTTGAGTCGAGCGCCGTCGTGCTCGTGACCTTCGTGAGCGTCACCGCGATCTTCCGCGGCATCTCGGAGATCTCCGTCGGTTTCGCCGTGCGCGCGGCATCCGTCCCCACCAAATCCGCAATCCGCTGA
- a CDS encoding TetR/AcrR family transcriptional regulator encodes MPRVTEAYRTARREQIVEAAIRVLTRKGVARTSIADIIAESGLSAGSIYSNFRNKGELGSFVARTVLGTRVQDVVALARDSAEPLTPRKALEGLLTAVHDRQPPFAVVLQFWGEATVDSDLGAAVHQILGELEAHLTEAITPWAEKHSGATDASALAASTATAMTAIAQSYVVRSALGADLEPVPYLASLAAALG; translated from the coding sequence ATGCCCCGAGTGACAGAGGCCTACCGCACGGCCCGACGCGAGCAGATCGTCGAGGCGGCGATCCGTGTGCTGACCCGCAAGGGCGTCGCGCGCACCTCGATCGCCGACATCATCGCCGAGTCGGGGCTCTCCGCCGGATCGATCTACTCCAACTTCCGCAACAAGGGCGAGCTCGGCAGCTTCGTCGCCCGCACGGTGCTCGGCACTCGCGTGCAGGACGTCGTCGCCCTCGCCCGCGACAGTGCCGAGCCGCTCACCCCGCGCAAGGCGCTCGAGGGGCTGCTCACCGCCGTGCACGACCGGCAGCCGCCGTTCGCGGTCGTGCTGCAGTTCTGGGGCGAGGCGACCGTCGACAGCGACCTGGGTGCGGCGGTGCACCAGATCCTCGGCGAGCTCGAAGCGCATCTCACCGAGGCGATCACCCCGTGGGCCGAGAAGCATTCGGGTGCAACGGATGCCTCAGCCCTCGCCGCCTCGACGGCGACCGCCATGACCGCGATCGCCCAGAGCTACGTCGTGCGCTCGGCCCTCGGCGCCGACCTCGAGCCCGTGCCCTACCTCGCCTCGCTCGCGGCCGCCCTCGGCTGA
- a CDS encoding sugar O-acetyltransferase encodes MAHTDGTSDGRLTALVAVDEDLQRLMGGDWIRYRTSPALQELSWKAHATCATINRTFYEAPDEAQRLFHELVPGAGAGVDFRPPISIDYGFRLTIGDRTFINADFLIIGGGAVTIGADCLIGPRCGIYTPNHAEGIEGRLGGWELPEPVTIGDNVWLGGSVTIMPGVTIGDNSIIGAGSVVTRDVPSGVVAVGNPCRVIRPIAESDGPDQPRAAASEAR; translated from the coding sequence GTGGCCCACACCGACGGCACGAGCGACGGGCGCTTGACGGCGCTGGTCGCCGTGGATGAAGATCTGCAGAGACTGATGGGCGGCGACTGGATCCGCTACCGCACCTCGCCGGCGCTGCAGGAGCTCAGCTGGAAGGCTCACGCCACGTGTGCCACGATCAACCGCACCTTTTACGAAGCGCCCGACGAGGCCCAGCGTCTGTTCCATGAACTCGTACCGGGCGCCGGAGCGGGCGTTGACTTCCGCCCGCCGATCAGCATCGACTACGGCTTCCGCCTGACCATCGGCGACCGCACCTTCATCAATGCGGACTTCCTCATCATCGGCGGCGGCGCGGTGACGATCGGGGCCGATTGTCTGATCGGCCCTCGGTGCGGCATCTACACCCCGAATCATGCGGAGGGTATCGAGGGTCGACTCGGCGGGTGGGAGCTGCCCGAGCCAGTCACGATCGGCGACAACGTATGGCTCGGCGGATCTGTGACGATCATGCCTGGGGTCACCATCGGCGACAACAGCATCATCGGGGCCGGCTCGGTCGTCACACGCGACGTCCCCTCGGGCGTGGTTGCGGTCGGTAACCCCTGCCGGGTGATCAGGCCGATCGCGGAATCCGATGGTCCGGATCAGCCGAGGGCGGCCGCGAGCGAGGCGAGGTAG
- a CDS encoding MFS transporter, translating into MDASTPGASGPVSVPRRFAALRNRDSRPYLFTSGLSMMADNTEHVITYWVLWQTFHSPALVGFQIISHWLPFLLLSVWTGTLAEKYDCRRLIQAAQGLFMLVSAVWGVLFLTHSLTVWAACILLVLHGTAGSIWGPAEQLMLHDFVERHELPSAVRLNATFQSLGILFGPVVGSALLLWLGPTGGIFVNVLLYLPMTVLMFRTKFTGHTRDAVVEGRPRVGFRDTLRVLRGIRSNHLIIAMIIISGLTAVTIGNALQSSMPAFAARLGAGSSGDLTYGVLLFAMGFGGVVGGFLLEATGVIRPTLRAAVLSTIVFGAAILGFALTANYALAIVALVLAGAGEIASLSITQSVVQLEAPAGERGRTLGVYGMFASGLRTGGGVTLGVLGAAVGVISAVGWFAAVLVVGAFAAWWFAMRRPRRSEVTA; encoded by the coding sequence ATGGACGCAAGCACACCCGGGGCATCCGGCCCCGTCTCGGTACCGCGCCGCTTCGCGGCCCTGCGCAATCGCGACTCGCGACCGTACCTGTTCACCTCGGGGCTGTCGATGATGGCCGACAACACCGAGCACGTCATCACGTACTGGGTACTCTGGCAGACCTTCCACTCGCCGGCGCTCGTCGGCTTCCAGATCATCAGCCACTGGCTGCCGTTCCTGCTGCTCTCGGTCTGGACGGGCACTCTGGCCGAGAAGTACGACTGCCGCCGGCTGATCCAGGCAGCGCAGGGCTTGTTCATGCTCGTCTCGGCCGTGTGGGGTGTGCTCTTCCTGACGCACAGCCTCACCGTATGGGCGGCCTGCATCCTGCTCGTGCTGCACGGCACGGCCGGCTCGATCTGGGGCCCGGCCGAGCAGCTCATGCTGCACGACTTCGTCGAACGGCACGAGCTGCCGAGCGCGGTGCGGCTGAACGCGACGTTCCAGAGCCTCGGCATCCTGTTCGGGCCGGTCGTCGGATCGGCACTGCTGCTGTGGCTCGGCCCGACCGGCGGCATCTTCGTGAACGTTCTGCTCTATCTGCCGATGACGGTGCTGATGTTCCGCACGAAGTTCACCGGGCACACCCGCGACGCCGTCGTCGAAGGCAGGCCACGAGTGGGGTTCCGGGACACGCTGCGGGTGCTGCGCGGCATCCGCTCGAATCATCTGATCATCGCGATGATCATCATCTCGGGCCTCACGGCCGTCACCATCGGCAACGCCCTGCAGTCGTCGATGCCGGCGTTCGCCGCGCGGCTCGGCGCCGGATCGTCGGGCGATCTCACGTATGGCGTGCTGCTGTTCGCAATGGGGTTCGGCGGTGTGGTGGGCGGATTCCTGCTCGAGGCCACCGGCGTCATCAGACCGACGCTGCGCGCGGCCGTGCTGTCGACGATCGTGTTCGGGGCTGCGATACTGGGGTTCGCGCTGACCGCGAACTATGCGCTTGCGATCGTGGCGCTCGTGCTCGCCGGCGCCGGCGAGATCGCCTCGCTGTCGATCACGCAGAGCGTCGTGCAGCTGGAGGCGCCGGCGGGGGAGCGCGGGCGCACCCTCGGCGTCTACGGCATGTTCGCCTCCGGGCTGCGCACCGGTGGCGGGGTGACGCTCGGGGTTCTCGGCGCCGCGGTCGGAGTCATCTCCGCCGTGGGGTGGTTCGCGGCGGTGCTCGTCGTGGGCGCCTTCGCCGCGTGGTGGTTCGCGATGCGCCGGCCCCGTCGCTCAGAGGTGACGGCGTGA
- a CDS encoding GNAT family N-acetyltransferase has translation MIIAIDDPKAPDVLALLDEHLSDMFATSPPESVHALDPEALAHSSITFWSARDAETGELLGIGALKQHSDSLAELKSMRTSAAARGRGVASAVLGAIVAECRARGIRELKLETGAENYFAPARAMYAKHGFLISAPFADYTDDPNSVYFTLAL, from the coding sequence GTGATCATCGCGATCGACGACCCGAAGGCGCCCGACGTGCTCGCCCTGCTCGACGAGCACCTCAGCGACATGTTCGCGACCTCGCCGCCCGAGAGCGTGCACGCGCTCGATCCCGAGGCACTGGCCCACTCGAGCATCACCTTTTGGTCGGCGCGCGACGCCGAGACCGGCGAGCTGCTCGGCATCGGGGCGCTCAAACAGCACAGCGACAGCCTCGCCGAGCTGAAGTCGATGCGCACCTCGGCGGCCGCGCGGGGGCGTGGCGTCGCGAGTGCGGTGCTGGGCGCGATCGTGGCGGAGTGCCGAGCGCGAGGCATCCGCGAGCTCAAGCTCGAGACCGGCGCAGAGAACTATTTCGCCCCAGCCCGCGCGATGTATGCCAAGCACGGATTCCTCATCTCGGCCCCCTTCGCCGACTACACCGACGACCCGAACAGCGTCTACTTCACCCTCGCGCTCTGA
- a CDS encoding fumarylacetoacetate hydrolase family protein, protein MREAFAALVAERGDTAIGWKIGMASASGMATAGIDAPLVGCLLADARLESGATIDVSDWVGPKLEPEIAVWLGADVPAGASPEQASAAVSHISLAFELVDLPGPVDDAVAALDINVFQHGVIFGERVLRSTPPPVTVLVNGETHAEVAEPTTATAPYGELVQHVAAVLGSAGRTLRAGEVIITGMLTPPIPLVPGTYAMRADGLGEIAFTVA, encoded by the coding sequence GTGAGAGAAGCATTCGCCGCGCTGGTCGCCGAGCGCGGCGACACCGCGATCGGCTGGAAGATCGGAATGGCGAGCGCGAGCGGCATGGCCACGGCGGGCATCGATGCGCCCCTGGTCGGATGCCTGCTCGCAGACGCGCGCCTCGAGTCGGGTGCCACCATCGACGTCTCCGACTGGGTCGGCCCGAAGCTCGAGCCCGAGATCGCGGTCTGGCTCGGGGCCGATGTGCCGGCTGGCGCAAGCCCCGAGCAGGCATCCGCCGCCGTCTCGCACATCTCGCTCGCCTTCGAGCTGGTCGACCTGCCGGGCCCTGTGGACGATGCCGTCGCCGCGCTGGACATCAACGTGTTCCAGCACGGGGTGATCTTCGGTGAGCGCGTGCTCCGCTCGACCCCGCCGCCCGTCACGGTGCTGGTCAACGGCGAGACCCACGCCGAGGTCGCCGAGCCGACCACGGCCACCGCCCCCTACGGAGAGCTCGTGCAGCACGTCGCCGCCGTGCTCGGCAGTGCGGGCCGCACGCTTCGCGCCGGCGAGGTCATCATCACGGGCATGCTGACCCCGCCGATCCCGTTGGTTCCGGGCACCTACGCGATGCGCGCCGACGGCCTCGGCGAGATCGCCTTCACCGTCGCCTAG
- a CDS encoding antibiotic biosynthesis monooxygenase family protein, which yields MSVVKINAIEVPEGAGSELESRFAARKHAVDSAPGFEGFQLLRPISGESRYFVVTTWTDEESFQAWRDNGAAAAHGGGAGGSRPVATGASLLEFEVVEL from the coding sequence ATGTCAGTCGTGAAGATCAATGCCATCGAAGTGCCTGAGGGCGCAGGGTCCGAGCTCGAGTCGCGGTTCGCCGCGCGTAAGCACGCGGTCGATTCCGCCCCGGGATTCGAGGGATTCCAGCTGCTGCGCCCGATTTCGGGTGAGTCCCGGTACTTCGTGGTGACGACCTGGACTGACGAAGAGTCGTTCCAGGCGTGGCGAGACAACGGGGCCGCGGCCGCGCACGGCGGTGGCGCCGGCGGTTCGCGGCCGGTCGCGACGGGTGCGAGCCTTCTCGAGTTCGAGGTCGTCGAGCTCTAG
- a CDS encoding O-acetylhomoserine aminocarboxypropyltransferase/cysteine synthase family protein, which produces MGNTEWGFSTEQVHAGIRPDGGHGARITPVYLSNGFLFDDFDQARERFAGESEGYYYTRYGNPTIAAVERKLAGLEHGVDALAVASGQAALTIAFLTLLKQGDHVVSARSIYEGTRGLLREDFARFGITATFATDPNDAEALAAAFQPNTKAVFIETIPNPRNDVPDLELVTRVAHEHGVPVIVDNTLGTPFHIRPIEHGADLVVHSTSKFLSGHGSAIGGAIVDSGSKYLTDAFADGHTVNDETFTQKARSLAGRFGPTLSPFNAFLLQHGIETLSLRMREQSGNALKVAQWLESRPEVASIDYSGLDSSPYHANAERYLENGYGAVFAFTLRGGLPAAEALINGVTLWSRMTHLGDVRSLILHPASTTHIHLTAAELAENGIEPGTIRLSVGIEDVSDLIADLEQALVAD; this is translated from the coding sequence ATGGGAAACACTGAATGGGGCTTTTCGACCGAGCAGGTGCACGCAGGCATCCGCCCGGACGGCGGCCACGGCGCGCGCATCACCCCCGTCTATCTGAGCAACGGATTCCTGTTCGACGACTTCGACCAGGCGCGCGAGCGCTTCGCCGGCGAGTCGGAGGGCTACTACTACACGCGCTACGGCAATCCCACGATCGCGGCCGTCGAGCGCAAGCTCGCCGGCCTCGAGCACGGCGTCGACGCCCTCGCGGTCGCGAGCGGCCAGGCCGCGCTCACCATCGCGTTCCTCACACTGCTCAAGCAGGGCGACCACGTCGTCTCAGCCCGCTCGATCTACGAGGGCACGCGGGGCCTGCTGCGCGAGGACTTCGCCCGCTTCGGCATCACCGCCACCTTCGCCACGGACCCGAACGACGCCGAGGCACTGGCCGCCGCGTTCCAGCCGAACACCAAGGCGGTGTTCATCGAGACGATCCCGAACCCGCGCAACGACGTGCCCGACCTCGAGCTCGTCACCCGCGTCGCCCACGAGCACGGCGTGCCCGTCATCGTCGACAACACGCTGGGCACGCCGTTCCACATCCGCCCGATCGAGCACGGCGCCGACCTCGTCGTGCACTCGACGAGCAAGTTCCTCTCGGGCCACGGCTCGGCGATCGGCGGCGCGATCGTCGATTCGGGCAGTAAGTATCTGACGGATGCCTTCGCCGACGGTCACACCGTGAACGACGAGACCTTCACCCAGAAGGCGCGCAGCCTCGCCGGCCGCTTCGGCCCGACGCTGTCCCCGTTCAACGCGTTCCTGCTGCAGCACGGCATCGAGACGCTGTCGCTGCGGATGCGCGAGCAGTCGGGCAACGCGCTCAAGGTCGCCCAGTGGCTCGAGAGCCGGCCAGAAGTGGCATCCATCGACTACAGCGGGCTCGACTCGAGCCCGTACCACGCGAACGCCGAGCGCTACCTCGAGAACGGCTACGGCGCGGTCTTCGCGTTCACGCTGCGCGGCGGGCTGCCGGCGGCCGAGGCGCTCATCAACGGCGTCACGCTGTGGAGCCGCATGACGCACCTCGGCGATGTGCGCTCGCTGATCCTGCACCCGGCGAGCACCACCCACATCCACCTCACCGCCGCCGAGCTCGCCGAGAACGGCATCGAGCCGGGCACGATCCGCCTGTCGGTGGGCATCGAAGACGTGAGCGACCTCATCGCGGACCTCGAGCAGGCCCTCGTCGCCGACTGA